The Alteromonas stellipolaris genome includes a region encoding these proteins:
- a CDS encoding alpha/beta hydrolase, whose product MLSKFAFAKLSILPFAVRCCALIGTLISTLFANAAGASSLETQDALTRFTDFYKQEWGETQRCKSSKLHRYTVCGNVLRNEGNAPYVLHHDTPAKKVAVLVHGLSDSPFFMREIANILFNEGFDVIVPLLPGHGLRDDDGAMSDSDLAERWQSHVDEVIALADDMGDTLIVGGFSTGGALAADQYLDASDNIDGLMLFSGALALSENAESMSRIWGIKWVAKIVDGSYITHGPNPFKYPNVAGFAGLELMDIIEKIRDDFEDGKRIEVPLFAAHSQADATTPIHGVENLMENSAGPNTFFVIDASYALCHADLVVNTSMLHDMKFNKVMVNENEECAVPKANPLFSTMTMMLKTYAQQF is encoded by the coding sequence GTGCTCTCAAAGTTTGCTTTCGCAAAATTATCCATACTTCCTTTTGCCGTAAGGTGCTGTGCACTAATAGGTACATTAATAAGTACATTATTCGCTAATGCTGCAGGGGCTAGCTCCCTCGAAACACAAGACGCATTAACGCGATTTACTGATTTTTATAAGCAAGAGTGGGGCGAAACCCAGCGATGTAAATCTTCTAAACTGCACCGCTACACCGTATGTGGTAACGTACTTCGCAACGAAGGTAATGCTCCCTATGTGCTGCATCACGATACCCCTGCAAAGAAAGTGGCCGTGTTAGTACACGGGCTTAGTGACTCGCCATTTTTTATGCGAGAAATTGCCAATATTTTATTTAACGAAGGTTTCGACGTTATTGTTCCGCTATTACCTGGACATGGTTTGCGAGATGATGATGGTGCAATGAGTGACAGCGACTTAGCGGAGCGTTGGCAATCGCATGTCGATGAGGTTATCGCGTTAGCTGATGATATGGGCGATACTTTGATTGTGGGTGGATTTTCTACTGGTGGCGCATTGGCGGCGGATCAGTACCTAGATGCAAGTGACAACATCGATGGACTTATGTTGTTTTCTGGTGCATTGGCACTTTCAGAAAATGCCGAGAGTATGTCACGTATTTGGGGTATCAAGTGGGTTGCTAAAATTGTGGATGGTAGTTATATCACCCACGGTCCCAACCCTTTTAAATATCCAAATGTCGCAGGCTTTGCGGGGTTGGAATTGATGGATATTATCGAAAAAATCCGCGACGACTTCGAAGACGGCAAGCGTATTGAAGTACCTCTTTTTGCTGCGCACTCTCAAGCTGATGCCACCACGCCTATTCACGGTGTAGAAAACCTGATGGAAAATAGCGCAGGGCCGAATACGTTTTTTGTTATCGATGCATCTTATGCGTTGTGCCACGCCGACCTTGTGGTGAATACGTCAATGTTACATGATATGAAATTTAATAAGGTCATGGTAAATGAAAACGAAGAATGTGCAGTACCTAAAGCAAACCCTTTATTTTCAACCATGACAATGATGCTAAAAACCTATGCGCAACAATTCTAG
- a CDS encoding glutathione peroxidase yields the protein MSESRFISKEGQPVPSVSIPVREGETWATKTTEELFSNKTVVVFSLPGAFTPTCSSTHLPRYNALAKVFKQHGVDDILCISVNDTFVMNAWAADQEAENVTVIPDGNGDFTDGMGMLVDKADLGFGKRSWRYSMLVKNGTVEKMFIEPDVPGDPFEVSDADTMLAYIAPGAETKAPVSLFTKPNCPFCTKAKALLTDKGYDYEEIVLGKDASLTSLSAVTGRDTVPQVFIGGKHIGGSDDLALYFS from the coding sequence ATGTCAGAAAGTCGTTTTATTTCAAAAGAAGGTCAACCAGTACCTTCCGTATCTATTCCTGTTCGCGAAGGCGAGACATGGGCAACTAAAACTACTGAAGAATTGTTTAGTAACAAGACTGTGGTAGTTTTTTCACTTCCTGGCGCGTTTACGCCAACATGTTCTTCTACGCACTTACCTCGCTACAACGCGCTTGCTAAAGTATTTAAACAGCATGGCGTTGATGACATTCTATGCATATCTGTAAACGATACATTTGTCATGAATGCATGGGCAGCCGATCAAGAAGCAGAAAATGTAACCGTAATACCAGATGGTAATGGTGATTTTACTGACGGCATGGGCATGTTGGTAGACAAAGCTGACTTAGGTTTTGGAAAGCGCAGCTGGCGCTACTCTATGTTGGTTAAAAATGGCACTGTAGAGAAAATGTTTATTGAGCCTGACGTGCCTGGCGACCCGTTTGAGGTTTCTGATGCCGACACTATGCTTGCTTATATTGCACCAGGCGCTGAGACAAAAGCTCCGGTATCGCTATTCACTAAGCCAAATTGCCCATTTTGTACAAAAGCGAAAGCATTGTTAACCGACAAAGGTTACGATTACGAAGAGATTGTACTGGGCAAAGATGCCTCGTTAACCAGCCTTAGCGCAGTGACGGGACGTGACACGGTACCTCAAGTATTCATTGGTGGTAAGCATATTGGCGGGTCAGACGACTTAGCATTGTATTTTAGCTAA
- a CDS encoding GGDEF domain-containing protein, whose amino-acid sequence MPRQSARRFATSIVTVSLLFALVGFSLPTKAVSNALTQTVQEFVQSGAFEEAERQTLLAIEQAHQSGVLSVSTLSASTFFEVGVLLQSASRFNVAIDALYVALDGFTRHGQLIDMAKTLHHLGTAQRFLGNYEQSIGYLRRAQSIAQTQGILPLNATIQMEIGLVQKEQGQVQAALYTLKKALGLFRVQHDDKSTGQGLATIGDIYATLNQFSEANTYYQDALQIAKTSDDKPLTAQILGKIGALLLLKGDIEEASEALKYALALLKENGESSEISTTQAWLGEALVKTGDTEQGLMLLEESLAVAKSTGQQKLLQQSRLALANAMMSLQQFDDALAYAKNGTIEARRRGDLRSQLNFLSIQVKALAAKGEFKRALDIQSVLQNIREEVLSSGSEVAIAQLQAEIEIERQAQSIQVLQKTKQLALAEAEQLNLRTTLFWSTLIAGLLTLFLIWSRYTQRQQTIRLRREVKQRTKELEQKNSELQTAYKTLEQVSLHDSLTGLYNRHYLESQLPGELKRSSHANKHQQGHNERNQDLLCFLIDIDHFKRINDEHGHLAGDKVLSQFADVLREVFRQTDLLIRWGGEEFLVICRHSMRDDLPQLAERCRAAVSDKVFHIDDTRSLRVTCSIGFSILPPVEHVSFEESWKSTFSVVDYCLYATKMSGRNGWIGVIDTNKALIGDVQQTPLDKKFHFKQSYISTSFNTLSSINWPDE is encoded by the coding sequence ATGCCCAGACAGTCGGCTCGGCGTTTTGCCACCAGCATTGTCACCGTTTCGCTACTTTTTGCTCTAGTGGGTTTTTCTTTGCCTACAAAAGCAGTTTCTAATGCCCTTACTCAAACTGTTCAAGAATTCGTTCAAAGCGGTGCTTTCGAAGAAGCCGAGCGTCAAACCCTACTTGCTATTGAACAAGCTCACCAAAGCGGCGTATTGTCGGTAAGTACATTGTCGGCCAGTACATTCTTTGAGGTTGGAGTATTATTACAAAGTGCATCTCGTTTCAACGTTGCAATCGATGCACTGTACGTTGCGTTAGATGGCTTCACCCGCCACGGCCAACTTATTGATATGGCAAAAACCTTACACCATCTTGGTACCGCGCAACGCTTTCTAGGGAACTATGAGCAATCTATTGGCTACCTGCGACGTGCACAATCTATTGCGCAAACACAAGGGATCCTCCCGTTAAATGCGACCATTCAAATGGAAATTGGTCTTGTCCAAAAAGAACAAGGCCAAGTACAAGCGGCACTCTACACATTAAAAAAAGCATTGGGTTTGTTTCGGGTACAACATGACGATAAAAGTACCGGCCAAGGTCTAGCGACTATTGGTGACATCTACGCCACATTAAATCAGTTTTCTGAGGCCAATACCTATTATCAAGATGCACTACAGATAGCGAAAACCAGCGATGATAAGCCGCTTACAGCACAAATATTGGGTAAGATTGGCGCTTTACTATTACTTAAGGGCGATATTGAAGAAGCCTCAGAAGCGCTTAAGTACGCACTAGCCCTTTTAAAAGAGAATGGAGAATCGAGTGAAATCTCCACCACCCAGGCGTGGTTAGGCGAAGCGTTGGTAAAAACCGGCGACACAGAACAAGGCTTAATGCTACTTGAGGAGTCACTCGCGGTAGCGAAATCTACTGGTCAGCAAAAATTACTCCAACAATCTCGCCTTGCACTGGCCAATGCGATGATGTCTTTGCAACAATTTGACGATGCACTGGCGTATGCTAAAAATGGCACTATTGAAGCAAGACGGCGTGGTGATTTGCGCAGCCAGTTGAACTTCTTATCGATTCAAGTGAAAGCCTTAGCAGCCAAGGGAGAGTTTAAGCGCGCATTAGATATTCAGTCGGTGTTACAAAATATAAGAGAAGAAGTGCTAAGTTCGGGTAGCGAGGTTGCTATTGCACAGCTTCAGGCCGAAATAGAAATTGAGCGACAGGCACAGTCAATTCAAGTACTGCAGAAAACCAAACAACTCGCACTGGCTGAGGCCGAACAACTCAACCTGCGCACAACATTGTTTTGGAGCACGTTAATTGCCGGTTTGCTAACACTATTTCTGATTTGGAGCAGATATACTCAGCGCCAGCAAACCATTAGGCTTCGCCGTGAAGTTAAGCAGAGAACGAAAGAGCTTGAACAAAAAAACTCGGAGCTACAAACAGCCTATAAAACCCTTGAGCAAGTCAGTCTTCATGATTCACTGACCGGTTTGTACAATCGGCACTACCTTGAATCTCAGTTGCCAGGTGAACTTAAGCGCAGCTCTCATGCAAATAAGCATCAGCAAGGCCACAACGAACGTAACCAAGACCTGCTTTGCTTCTTAATAGACATCGACCATTTCAAGCGTATTAATGACGAACATGGCCATTTAGCGGGCGATAAAGTATTAAGTCAGTTTGCCGATGTGCTTCGTGAAGTTTTCAGGCAAACTGATTTACTCATCCGCTGGGGCGGCGAGGAATTTTTGGTGATATGCCGTCACTCTATGCGAGACGATCTTCCTCAACTGGCTGAACGTTGCCGCGCCGCAGTGAGTGATAAAGTATTTCATATTGACGATACTCGCTCACTTCGTGTTACCTGCAGTATTGGCTTTAGTATTCTTCCCCCTGTTGAACATGTGTCTTTCGAAGAAAGCTGGAAGAGCACCTTTTCAGTGGTTGATTATTGTTTATACGCCACCAAGATGTCTGGCCGTAATGGTTGGATTGGGGTTATTGATACTAATAAAGCCCTGATTGGCGACGTGCAACAAACCCCGCTTGATAAGAAATTTCATTTTAAGCAGTCATACATTTCTACATCATTTAACACGCTGTCGAGCATAAATTGGCCCGATGAGTAG
- a CDS encoding GFA family protein produces MYKGSCQCQAVQFELPDISEDELDVETLSCSETLNLTIAGARKHLVIDCAPSMLGELQLSPSRKQFFCNECSTPIFTEDEDGNIGLHVAFYGHDLLAKHHSQYHIP; encoded by the coding sequence ATGTATAAAGGTAGTTGTCAGTGTCAGGCCGTGCAATTTGAGTTGCCTGATATTAGCGAAGATGAATTGGACGTTGAAACATTATCTTGCAGCGAAACGCTAAACCTCACTATTGCAGGGGCACGTAAGCATTTAGTCATAGATTGCGCCCCCTCTATGCTTGGGGAATTACAGCTATCACCAAGCCGTAAACAGTTTTTCTGTAATGAATGCTCCACGCCAATTTTCACAGAAGATGAAGATGGTAACATTGGACTACATGTCGCCTTTTACGGGCATGATTTATTAGCAAAACATCACAGCCAATACCATATCCCCTAA
- the prsR gene encoding PEP-CTERM-box response regulator transcription factor, protein MTDTVLVVDDDLGIQKQLKWSLTDYDVVFADDHTSAIAQLRRYEPKVVTLDLGLPPDPANASEGLRILQDIIALAPRTKVIVVTGNNEKENALKAINFGAYDFYQKPIDSDTIKLLVNRALNLGKLELENSILSKVRTGMSRIIGNSESIQTVVRKAEKIANTDVSTLLLGESGTGKEVFARSIHEHSPRKDKPFVAINCASIPENLLESELFGYEKGAFTGANKTTLGKIETAQGGTLFLDEIGDMPIGLQAKMLRFLQERVIERVGGRAEIPVDIRVVCATHRDLQTMVAEERFREDLYYRIGEIPIMIPPLRDRDQDIILLARTFLNIYREEFNAKAKSFSESAINSMLAHKWPGNIREMQNKLKSAVIMAEGTVIQPDDLGLFAVDGSGESETLNLREVREVAESKAIRRAYHQADRNMSKTAELLGVTRPTLYSLIDKYHLDDLKSSA, encoded by the coding sequence ATGACAGATACCGTTTTAGTGGTAGATGACGATTTAGGTATTCAGAAACAATTAAAGTGGAGCTTAACCGACTACGATGTTGTTTTTGCTGACGATCATACCTCGGCAATTGCGCAACTGCGCCGTTATGAGCCTAAAGTCGTTACACTAGATTTAGGATTGCCACCCGACCCAGCTAATGCGTCTGAAGGCTTGAGAATATTACAAGATATTATCGCCTTAGCGCCTAGAACTAAGGTCATTGTTGTCACCGGAAATAACGAAAAAGAGAATGCCCTTAAGGCTATAAACTTTGGTGCCTATGACTTTTATCAAAAACCCATAGATTCAGACACCATAAAGTTACTTGTTAATCGCGCACTTAATTTGGGTAAATTAGAGCTTGAAAACAGTATCTTATCCAAAGTTCGCACAGGTATGAGCCGTATCATTGGCAACAGTGAGTCTATTCAAACGGTAGTACGTAAAGCTGAAAAAATAGCGAATACGGATGTTAGTACCTTACTGCTAGGTGAAAGTGGAACCGGTAAAGAAGTGTTTGCTCGCAGCATTCATGAACATAGTCCTCGCAAAGATAAACCGTTTGTTGCCATTAACTGTGCATCTATTCCAGAAAATTTGCTAGAAAGTGAGCTTTTTGGTTATGAGAAAGGTGCATTTACTGGAGCCAATAAAACCACATTAGGTAAAATTGAAACCGCTCAAGGTGGCACGCTATTTCTAGATGAAATTGGTGATATGCCAATCGGGCTGCAAGCCAAAATGCTACGTTTTTTACAAGAGCGTGTTATTGAGCGAGTGGGGGGGCGAGCCGAAATTCCCGTGGATATTCGGGTTGTCTGTGCTACCCACAGAGATTTACAAACCATGGTGGCGGAAGAGCGTTTTAGGGAAGATTTATATTATCGTATTGGTGAAATTCCCATTATGATCCCGCCACTGCGAGATAGAGATCAAGATATTATCTTGCTTGCGCGTACCTTCCTGAATATTTATCGAGAAGAGTTTAATGCTAAGGCTAAGAGCTTTTCTGAATCTGCGATAAATTCCATGCTGGCTCACAAATGGCCTGGCAATATTCGTGAAATGCAGAATAAGCTTAAGTCGGCAGTGATCATGGCCGAAGGCACCGTTATACAGCCTGATGACTTAGGTTTGTTCGCGGTTGATGGTAGTGGAGAGTCTGAAACATTGAATCTTCGCGAGGTACGCGAGGTTGCTGAAAGTAAGGCAATTCGTAGAGCGTACCACCAAGCGGATAGAAATATGTCTAAAACCGCTGAATTGCTAGGTGTTACTCGTCCAACCTTGTATTCACTTATTGATAAATACCACTTGGATGACTTAAAAAGTTCGGCGTGA
- the prsK gene encoding XrtA/PEP-CTERM system histidine kinase PrsK — MISDIGYALNSLAYLLLMLLLFAVRKPGLANHLLVLATATTLFWSTSMITALFGPISLSWLLTIDAIRQVAWLLFLAGCLKNNFTNLFDVLRRPTTLFILLPGCIALVLPHVLWIDASWRYLMLIILALEVLILLEVIYRQADADQWAYKPLILYLGATHLFDFVTYANATMVNQVEVSYIAARGYIYFLLIPFLVIAIRRIKHWGVDIFISRDVVLHSSLLLVAGAYLFIMAIIGYAISYVGGNWGAMVQTILVVLSLALLVTVFLSNSFRTKCKVFITKHFFANQFDYRVEWIKLTKTLSSSMDAPNTVHESALRGILEAIEYDSGKLYKRVNNDFEQLAQVNPLPDTHDDLTIIRTLTEYCASNTWLIDVHEYQAKPFHYKGLQIERNTLKDWGYQLYLPFYKNDEIWGFAVLAAGDNERLSLNWEVRDYLNAITEQVSMFVFHHEASKLVAENAQFAAFNRMSAFVVHDLKNVMAQVDLILANAQQHKHNPEFIEDTFETLEHTKARMDKMLKQLTDKKINDDGAHTSCSLSHIIKDVVANRCMGLSPTPKVHCSSEEQVLIDKEKVANVFYHLISNAQQATKDSGEIDIVLTHDIQNRVQYVMIEDTGTGMDQDFIENRLFKPFDTTKGNAGMGIGAYDAKTYIESIGGKISVQSEPGKGSCFTLAFTLH, encoded by the coding sequence ATGATTTCAGATATAGGCTATGCCCTTAACAGTTTGGCTTACTTACTGTTAATGCTATTACTTTTTGCAGTACGAAAGCCTGGGTTAGCCAATCACTTGTTGGTACTGGCCACAGCCACTACGCTGTTCTGGTCTACTAGCATGATAACGGCGCTGTTTGGTCCCATCAGCCTTTCTTGGTTGCTTACCATTGATGCAATCAGGCAGGTGGCTTGGTTGCTCTTCCTCGCAGGTTGTTTAAAAAATAATTTCACCAATTTGTTTGATGTTCTGCGCCGCCCCACGACCCTTTTTATATTACTCCCCGGCTGCATAGCTTTAGTGCTGCCCCATGTCTTGTGGATTGATGCTTCGTGGCGTTATCTTATGCTGATTATTTTGGCGCTTGAAGTCCTTATCTTATTGGAAGTTATTTACCGTCAAGCGGATGCAGACCAATGGGCTTATAAGCCGTTAATTTTATATTTAGGCGCTACCCACCTTTTTGATTTTGTTACTTACGCCAATGCCACCATGGTGAATCAGGTTGAGGTTAGTTACATTGCCGCTCGGGGCTATATCTATTTCCTTCTTATTCCATTTTTGGTTATTGCCATTCGGCGTATAAAGCACTGGGGCGTCGATATATTTATCTCCAGGGATGTAGTACTACACAGCTCTTTATTGCTGGTAGCGGGCGCTTACCTTTTCATTATGGCTATCATTGGGTATGCCATCAGCTACGTAGGTGGAAATTGGGGCGCCATGGTACAAACCATCTTGGTGGTATTGTCCCTTGCCTTGCTAGTTACCGTATTTTTGTCGAATTCATTTAGAACCAAGTGTAAGGTTTTTATCACCAAGCACTTTTTCGCCAACCAGTTTGATTACCGCGTAGAGTGGATAAAACTAACAAAAACACTTTCTAGCTCAATGGATGCCCCTAATACGGTTCACGAAAGTGCACTTCGCGGCATACTGGAAGCTATCGAATATGACTCTGGCAAATTATATAAACGAGTGAATAACGACTTCGAGCAGTTGGCACAAGTTAACCCGTTACCAGACACCCATGATGATTTAACCATCATTCGAACGCTAACAGAGTATTGCGCGTCTAATACCTGGTTAATTGATGTACATGAATACCAGGCCAAGCCATTTCATTACAAAGGGCTGCAAATCGAAAGAAATACCTTAAAAGACTGGGGTTATCAGCTTTACCTGCCGTTTTATAAAAATGATGAAATTTGGGGTTTTGCTGTACTTGCGGCTGGGGATAATGAACGACTGAGCTTAAATTGGGAAGTTCGAGATTATCTTAATGCTATTACCGAGCAAGTGAGTATGTTTGTATTCCATCATGAGGCTTCAAAGCTGGTGGCAGAAAATGCTCAGTTTGCTGCATTCAATAGAATGTCTGCGTTTGTTGTTCACGATTTGAAGAATGTCATGGCGCAAGTCGATTTGATCCTTGCGAATGCGCAGCAACATAAACATAACCCTGAATTTATTGAAGACACATTTGAAACATTGGAACATACCAAAGCGCGTATGGATAAAATGTTAAAGCAATTAACCGATAAAAAGATTAATGATGATGGGGCTCACACATCGTGCTCGTTATCGCATATTATTAAAGATGTGGTGGCAAATCGATGTATGGGGCTTTCTCCCACTCCAAAAGTGCACTGCAGCAGCGAAGAGCAGGTATTAATTGATAAAGAAAAAGTTGCCAATGTTTTTTATCACCTAATAAGTAATGCGCAGCAAGCAACCAAAGATAGCGGCGAAATAGATATAGTATTAACGCATGACATCCAAAACCGTGTTCAATATGTAATGATAGAGGATACGGGAACCGGGATGGATCAAGACTTCATCGAAAACCGCTTGTTTAAACCTTTCGATACCACGAAAGGAAATGCAGGAATGGGAATTGGTGCGTACGATGCGAAAACGTATATTGAATCTATTGGTGGTAAAATAAGCGTTCAAAGTGAACCAGGGAAAGGAAGTTGTTTTACGCTAGCATTCACGCTTCATTGA
- a CDS encoding beta-ketoacyl-ACP synthase III produces MSQQIVVSGVGVWHPESSITNQELVDSYNAYVDSYNEEHKAEIEAQQVTAKPYSSAEFIEKASGIKSRYIYQKEGALDISRMKPKIEAREDEALSHQAEIAVEAAKLALASANKTAQDVDAVIVSCAYTQRAYPAIAIEVQEALGIEGFGFDMLVACSAATFGMHRAYEMLSAGNAKCVLVINPELVSPQINYTDRDSHFIFGDVATATVLETADTVNSEHSYDVMSTNAVTKYSNNIRSNFGYVTRTEDVDPYGADKLFHQAGRKVFKEVCPMAASHIESHLNRHQLTATDVRRWWLHQANINMNTLIIKRLLGRDANADEAPIVLDEYANTASAGSVIAFGLNHEDLVAGDVGVLCSFGAGYSIGSLLLKKR; encoded by the coding sequence ATGTCTCAACAGATCGTTGTTAGCGGTGTGGGTGTTTGGCACCCTGAAAGCAGTATTACAAATCAGGAACTGGTAGACAGTTATAATGCGTATGTTGACTCGTATAACGAAGAGCATAAAGCAGAAATAGAAGCGCAACAGGTTACTGCAAAACCTTATTCAAGTGCCGAGTTCATTGAAAAAGCGTCAGGAATTAAAAGTCGGTATATTTACCAAAAAGAAGGCGCGCTTGATATTTCGCGCATGAAACCAAAAATTGAAGCTCGCGAAGATGAAGCGCTATCTCACCAAGCAGAAATAGCAGTAGAAGCAGCCAAGTTGGCGTTGGCTTCTGCAAATAAAACCGCCCAAGACGTTGATGCCGTTATTGTATCTTGCGCGTATACCCAACGTGCTTACCCAGCTATTGCAATTGAAGTGCAAGAAGCGCTAGGTATTGAAGGCTTTGGTTTCGACATGCTAGTAGCGTGTTCTGCTGCCACTTTTGGTATGCACCGCGCATACGAAATGCTAAGCGCCGGTAACGCTAAGTGTGTATTGGTAATCAATCCTGAATTAGTGTCACCGCAAATTAACTATACCGACAGAGACAGCCATTTCATTTTTGGTGACGTTGCGACAGCCACGGTATTAGAAACTGCCGACACTGTGAATAGCGAACACAGTTACGATGTTATGAGTACCAACGCGGTAACTAAGTACTCCAACAACATTCGCTCAAACTTTGGTTACGTTACACGTACAGAAGATGTAGACCCATATGGTGCAGACAAGCTCTTTCATCAAGCTGGGCGCAAAGTATTTAAAGAAGTCTGCCCAATGGCAGCAAGTCACATAGAAAGCCACTTAAACAGACATCAGTTAACGGCAACTGACGTAAGACGTTGGTGGTTGCATCAAGCGAATATCAACATGAATACGCTAATCATTAAGCGTTTGTTGGGGCGTGATGCTAACGCTGATGAAGCACCTATTGTGTTAGACGAATACGCGAATACGGCGTCAGCAGGATCGGTTATTGCCTTTGGCTTAAACCATGAAGACTTAGTGGCCGGTGATGTTGGTGTGTTGTGCTCCTTTGGGGCAGGCTATTCAATTGGGTCATTGTTACTAAAAAAACGGTAG
- a CDS encoding choice-of-anchor I family protein encodes MSAQSKFKFGVLALLISAALTGCGLDGDDGEQGETGAQGPQGEQGEAGSDGADGVDGSDASLGVSLDVVARAFLGNLTSAEIVQYHADTQTIYATNGETNAIAVIAADTVSTTAMSDPINTTNLTVSNITLPADIDGVTLGSLTSIAISGDLMAVAVPAEVKTDSGYVLFYNGLDTSAPVFLDSVVVGALPDMVTFTPDGGKVLVANEGEPSDDYTVDPEGSISVINILASGEPEETATSVSFTGFNGSQDDLIAQGMMFPNPSGRTIKGVDIATTVAQDLEPEYITATNDVAYVSLQENNGLAILDLEELTVEIVGLGVKSWSDLNIDIQEDSSVSFGQYDGLYGVYQPDTIANYSWKDATFIVTANEGDAREYFFDSADEATCLSEGGLEFDADDGCLAYTDEVKVEDLTAEANSELADLQATGEADNLRVTSAMGDVDGSGEYDAAYTYGSRSFTIWDQNGLAVYDSGDDFERITASVHGASFNNGDDENAGDSRSENKGPEPEALTVGVIGDRTYAFVGTERMGGIFVYDVTNPYDVQFADYIINRDLTEGLVATDVIGDLAPESLVFVSADDSASGVPLLLVGNEVSGTVTVWQITQN; translated from the coding sequence ATGTCTGCGCAGTCAAAATTCAAATTCGGCGTCTTAGCGCTACTTATCTCAGCGGCTCTTACTGGCTGTGGTCTAGATGGCGACGATGGTGAACAAGGTGAAACAGGTGCCCAAGGTCCTCAGGGCGAGCAAGGCGAAGCGGGCTCTGATGGCGCCGATGGCGTTGACGGTAGCGATGCATCGTTAGGTGTTTCTCTTGATGTTGTTGCCCGTGCCTTTTTGGGTAACCTAACGTCGGCAGAAATCGTGCAATATCATGCTGACACCCAAACTATCTATGCCACCAACGGTGAAACCAACGCCATCGCAGTTATTGCCGCTGATACTGTAAGCACTACTGCAATGAGCGACCCAATCAATACTACCAACCTTACGGTCAGTAATATTACGCTACCTGCTGATATTGACGGCGTAACGTTAGGAAGCCTCACTAGTATTGCTATTAGTGGCGACCTTATGGCCGTTGCCGTGCCTGCTGAGGTGAAAACCGACAGCGGCTACGTACTTTTTTATAATGGCTTAGATACTTCTGCCCCCGTGTTTTTAGATTCTGTGGTTGTTGGTGCACTACCTGACATGGTGACATTTACGCCAGATGGCGGGAAAGTATTGGTGGCTAACGAAGGTGAGCCTTCAGATGATTACACGGTTGACCCAGAAGGTTCTATTTCGGTCATTAATATCCTTGCAAGCGGAGAGCCTGAAGAAACAGCAACCTCTGTAAGCTTTACGGGCTTTAACGGCAGTCAAGACGACTTAATTGCGCAGGGAATGATGTTCCCTAATCCAAGTGGCCGTACGATTAAAGGCGTTGATATTGCTACCACTGTGGCTCAAGACTTAGAACCAGAATATATCACGGCGACTAATGATGTTGCGTACGTTAGCCTTCAAGAAAACAACGGTTTAGCGATTCTTGATCTTGAAGAACTAACTGTAGAAATTGTTGGGCTAGGTGTGAAAAGCTGGTCTGATTTGAATATTGATATTCAAGAAGATAGCAGCGTGAGTTTTGGTCAGTATGATGGACTTTACGGCGTGTATCAGCCCGATACTATTGCCAATTATTCGTGGAAAGATGCCACTTTCATCGTGACTGCTAACGAAGGTGACGCACGTGAATATTTCTTTGATTCTGCTGATGAAGCAACCTGCCTAAGTGAAGGTGGATTAGAGTTTGATGCAGACGATGGCTGTTTAGCTTACACCGATGAAGTTAAGGTTGAAGACTTAACGGCAGAGGCGAACTCTGAACTTGCTGACTTACAAGCGACTGGGGAAGCAGATAATTTGCGTGTCACTAGCGCGATGGGTGATGTGGATGGAAGCGGTGAATATGACGCCGCTTATACGTACGGCTCACGTTCATTTACGATTTGGGATCAAAACGGCTTAGCGGTTTACGATTCAGGTGATGATTTTGAGCGTATTACCGCCTCGGTTCACGGTGCATCGTTTAACAATGGTGATGACGAAAACGCAGGCGATTCGCGCTCTGAGAATAAAGGCCCAGAGCCTGAAGCATTAACCGTTGGTGTTATTGGCGATAGAACTTATGCGTTTGTTGGAACTGAGCGCATGGGCGGCATATTCGTTTACGATGTAACTAACCCTTACGATGTGCAATTTGCAGATTACATTATCAATCGCGACTTAACAGAAGGCCTAGTAGCGACCGACGTTATTGGCGACTTGGCGCCAGAAAGCCTAGTATTTGTAAGTGCGGACGATAGCGCAAGCGGCGTTCCTTTGTTGCTTGTAGGAAACGAAGTTAGTGGCACCGTAACGGTATGGCAAATTACTCAAAACTAA